The DNA sequence aacgaAAACTGCTCCTTAAAGATGCAGAATTGTGTAATAACTCTTTCAGGATTTGTTGGTACAACATCTTTCTTACAACATGGATTTATTCATtgttaacataaaaacattgatGAATACAGCTTTTACAGTGGATGAGTAACTTTAAGGTATCAGCCGCCATGTCAGTACTTGTTACAGTACATTAATTGTTCATCAGTTTTGGACAAAAATAGAAATGTGGAATAttcttttcatcatttcacacaCAAGTTTGTTTATTCAATTGCATGATCTTTATTGATTTTTGCTATTGCTTCCAATGTATTACTTAATCTCTTCCACGTCCACATCAACAGTCTTGCTGCTCTCCACCACCTTTCCGTTCACAACTGTCTCCACCACTGTGGTGACCTTCGTGACCACTGAGGAACAGAAAAGACAATGATAAGCAAATCACATCACGTTTCTTAAACTCAGTTAAAACTGAAGCATTTTAATGATAAAATACAAATGATATGCATGTGAAAAAATGATCACCTTGTCTTGAACTGGtaatggagagaaaaagaaagaagaaaacattagtCCAGAACATATCCAAATTGTTATTAAATGTTTATACCTGGGGTGGATATTATTTCTCTGTAATCCCCCTGTCCAGtcagtgtttctctctcttcaccAGGTCTCACCTGTCATCCTCCCCATCCAGCAACCTCCTGTACTCAGCGATCTCCAGCTCCAGCCGGGTCTTGAGGTCTAGCAGCATGTCGTACTCCTGCTTGTTGCTGGCGATGTTGGCGTGGAGCTGGGACAGCTGAGCCTCCAGGCTTGTGACCATGTTCTGGAGGCTTGCTAGCTGTGCAGCGTAGCGTGCCTGAGTCTCTGCCAGGGTGCCCTCCAGAGACGCTTTCTGTTGTGGTCAGAGGAAGAAGTTAGGCAAATAGGCAAACAGTGATTAAAATTCAGAGAAGTTACTTGATAGTGGTAAAAATCTGCTGCAATGCTTGTTGACGTGAGTGTGTAACTAGCATCATGTGGTTCTGCACATTTCGAAATATAACCCTTATTTGCTTTCTGACcgaattagatgagaagattgaagTCACTCACATGTCAGCTAGACATGAAActgcagccagttagcttataGCTTAGCATAAGGAATAGAATTggtgaaacagctagcctggctaagactaaaggtaacaaaatctgcctactaGCATCTTTCAAGCTCAAAAGATGTATGTATTCATaatatgttgtttgtttagTGCCAGTGGAAAAACACATTGCAGATTCCTTGAAGTTACTGGTTTTATGCTAACTGtgaagctaagctaacctggtGCTGGCTGTAGTTTCATATTTAACAGATGTGAGACAACAAAGAATATCAGCGTGTTtcccaaatgtcaaactatttctttaaacatctacagtgtTGCTAATATGTAAAGTACCATCACGGTGTCACATCCAAAGGTaattcatctttttttgttaatatACTGTTTGTTGACATACCATGCTCAAATGGGACTGCAGTTCAATCTGAAGCATCTGGAATGCGCTCTTCAGGTCCTTAACCTCTGTGCTGAACGTCACCAGAAtctctgtgtgagtgttcaCTTCCTGTTCCACCACTGTAATCTGGGCAGATCAGAGAAACAATATTCATTGTTTTATCCAACAATTTTAGAAGATAACTGACATAATGTCAGCTTAATAAGCCTAATGTAGCTATATTGAAGGTCTCCAAAGTGGCTGTATCCTAAGCATTTGTAGCTTCTCACCTTGTTCTGGTACCACGCCTCGAGTTCCTTGCGGTTCTTGCCGATCACACTCTCGTAGTGTTCCCTGATCTCTGACATAACCTGGTTCAGGTCTGTAGAGGGAGAAGCATCCACGGCCACATTGACCTCGCCGCCCATCTGACTCATCAGAAGAGCCAACTCCTGTAGGGGACAAAGAACAATGCCTCAGTCAGCTGGTGTAATAACTTAAAataattttgtgtttgtgtgtgtgtgtgtgcgtgtgcgtgtgtagcAGAGACAACAGTAGCAATGAGCTAATGGAGGGAAATAAGAATACAACAAGGAAGTATGCAGAGGGAAGAGGGGCAATGCTGGGGAAAGGGTGAAAAGGCGGCCGACCTGTTTATAAAAGCATTAACCTTACATGGGATTTCCTCAGTGTTATCAGAGGTAAGGCAGAGGCTGTGTTTTCAGGCCAGAGTTTCTTACGGTTTCAGGTTCTGTGCATTCTAGGAGTGGGTGTTGTTCTGTGTTGAAGAATGTATTAGGGGTGTCGACAGATGCATAACTGTTCTGATGATTGTGAAACTGCCATCAACAAATTGGGCAAAATGGGTACACACCACTATTCCCTGAATTGTACATTCTCACCTCTTCATGATTCCTCTTGAGCATGATGAGCTCTTCCTTCATGGTCTTATACTGACTCTCAAGGTCCATTTTGGCCAGGTTCATGTCATCAAACGTCCTCTTCAGTCCATAGACGTCCGCCTCCACAGCCATCCTCATGGCCAGCTCGTTCTCATACCTGATGGGGGAACACAGGAGGGTTTAGTTGGTCAAGAGTATCTTTGATGTGCATATGTTAAGCTTAATTTATTGTATGTTGCATCGTAGTGTGGGGCAGGGGGATACACTCActtcatttttaaatcaccagcAGCCATTTTTGCGTTGTCATTGTCCAGGACTGTCTTGGAATTAAGCTTAGAGGCGATACAAATCTGAGGAGGAAACAAAAACAGGTGAGAAAAAGTACAATCGAGCTCATGTTCCATACttttttacattacacaacatacagtatgggGTCCACATACCCACCAATATGGGATTTATGAGAGTGTCTGAGAGTTAAAACAAATACCTGATATACTGATTTATTTAATGGTTGTTTTCAATTTATACACTTTTTAGGAAAGGATCCTTTAAAATGTGGTTCTCAAATAGGTGGTATATAACGTTATATATCAACCAAAActtaaatattaacatttacGTCAATTCAATAATATATACAaccttttttaagtttaaaataagaGTAGTACATTTGCTGCCTGTGCaaaatgtatgtacagtactgtaaaaTATTGGCTCATACTATCAACTTCAGATACATCAGCTGGGCTCTACAGTAGACCTACACTGCATCCTTTTGCAATTATCACTGTAACACTGAACACTGTCAGCAGGATGTGACACACATTTGGAATAAATCTGGTATGAAAATATCAACTGTACTGCTTTCCGTTTGTGTCATGTTCTTCCTGATGAGATGGCATACTACTACACAACGTCAATGATGGGTTTCCTGGCTCTCTAACTCAAATGTCAACTGTCGTAAccccacatacagtatacat is a window from the Perca fluviatilis chromosome 1, GENO_Pfluv_1.0, whole genome shotgun sequence genome containing:
- the LOC120561619 gene encoding keratin, type I cytoskeletal 13-like produces the protein MSVYGGAGGRGTRSSSSQQSYGASSGSFNVSDGLDLHVGANEKATMQNLNDRLGSYLEKVHILEQENNILEKQIREWYQSRTVICHDYTKYFAIIDDLKDKICIASKLNSKTVLDNDNAKMAAGDLKMKYENELAMRMAVEADVYGLKRTFDDMNLAKMDLESQYKTMKEELIMLKRNHEEELALLMSQMGGEVNVAVDASPSTDLNQVMSEIREHYESVIGKNRKELEAWYQNKITVVEQEVNTHTEILVTFSTEVKDLKSAFQMLQIELQSHLSMKASLEGTLAETQARYAAQLASLQNMVTSLEAQLSQLHANIASNKQEYDMLLDLKTRLELEIAEYRRLLDGEDDSSRQVVTKVTTVVETVVNGKVVESSKTVDVDVEEIK